The DNA sequence TTACATATGATAAAGACATAATGACAAATGATTGtataaatctttttatttcttatataaCTTTACTACAGTTGCATTATGGATGTCCTAACATACATTACCAACTGTTAATAGATCTAACTCATATATACAGTGGAGCAATTTAAACACTGTCACATTAatgtaatgacaataacattATAATCAACTCATGATTGATTGTCCATTCATGAAGTCTTATGTCCCTTAATTTCTACAGTATGCTGTTTATAATCATAATGTGAGCAGATTTAActctcttattattattatcattattattatcattattattgtttttggcATCTTTACCTTTATTTCACCATCcacagtgtagagagacaggaaacacagtgAGAGTCTTAACTAAAAGGATATCAGGGTGAATCATTTTCAGAAGGTTTTGAAATAATGAGACTCTGAtttcaaacagacaaaaataaaataaggttTTTCATTTCTAGCTGATGACTGTGGGTTTTTATCATCTGAAATGATGACTGTTGCTAACAGATTTGATCAGCTGTAGAAAGTAAACTGatgctgttttaatgttttgaagtgattcatttaaaatgcaaagTCTTTGAAATGCTTTTAAGAATTCACATGATGGTTACACTCATGATATAATACTAACAGACTGAGGTGAAAGCTGCAGGTCCCAGAATAACAGTTCAATTCCTCACCAGTTGATGATCCGTGTAGAAGATACTGAATTATTTAATTTCTGTTGACTGTGATACCTACAACAGCTTTATTCTATCATTCCAATTTTTCATGACTCTGTCAATGAATGTGTTCCTAATGAATGGataatattattttctatttctggGTTTTAATAAATCCTTCTTAAAACTACCAGTGTATTGGGGTCCTGGAGAACCCAAGTCAAAAGAGCACTGATGTAGTTTTCAGTTCATGTTTGCCATGGGTTCTAATTAAAGGTATCACACTATCAGAGGGGACAGGGACACTCTGTCAGTCATGTTAAAGACTTTATGGACAGACTGTACTTGGGATAaaaccaaatgtttttttggaaaacttattttcattttacacaatatgcaaaCTAATTGATACTCATAAAATATTTTCcaactaataatgttttgagaaTAAATGAACTGATGAAACAACACTgagacaaaatatatattagtaACAGACTTTATTGTGACAGTACACTGCAGTATGTGCAGATATTTAACATAATATGTGGATGATGAAATCACTTCACTGAGCTCACATTAActgcattaaaacaaatgtacaaactTTAATACAATGTAAAGTGTTACACAGTTTAAAGACAGAACATCATTTAGTGTTTGTTGTTGCAGGAATCTTCAGAATCTGCAGCACACTCCACAGATACCAGGGGTGCAGCAGCCACAGCAAAAGCGACACTTAATGCCACgtttgtgtctgttgttatACGGCATCTGTGTGAAAGACAAGAGACATGAGCAACATGTTGATCTGCTGCATgatctcactctttctctctcatctatTTTTTATTAGCTTCACATATTTGGATTCATTCATTAAGCTAGCTGAACATACCATCCATGAGTCCTCTGATGTCTCTTCATTTGCTGCAACTGGACTGTCATTGCTCAtcatttcctccatctcttgCACCTTAAAGTTAAACAATTGTACACATTCATATTAGGAAACATATCTTAGCTTATCTTGACACAAACATTTGTAACTAATAAGCAGATGAGGTTCTTACTTCAGTGACTGGGACAGCAGAGCTCTGCTGAATGCAAATGAAGGTGAGCACAACGGCCAGTGCAACTGCAACGCTGAAGGTCTTCATCTTAGGAAGGTTTGACTGTTTAAAGTTTTCAAATCAGAGTTCTTCTTGTGTCTGATGTGCAGATGTGTT is a window from the Scomber japonicus isolate fScoJap1 chromosome 10, fScoJap1.pri, whole genome shotgun sequence genome containing:
- the LOC128366118 gene encoding hepcidin-like encodes the protein MKTFSVAVALAVVLTFICIQQSSAVPVTEVQEMEEMMSNDSPVAANEETSEDSWMMPYNNRHKRGIKCRFCCGCCTPGICGVCCRF